One part of the Bdellovibrio sp. KM01 genome encodes these proteins:
- the pnp gene encoding polyribonucleotide nucleotidyltransferase yields the protein MKTTVTTSVGGKQITIETGRMAKQADGSVLVSSGNNMVIVTAVSSKKPSEMDFFPLTVEYIEKYYATGKIPGGYFKREAKPTNDAVLIARLIDRPIRPSFPEGYRYETQVVATVLSADGSFPLEILASLGASAALHVSDIPFNGPTAAVQIARVDGQFIANPTPQQMEKSDMDMIVAGTRNGLLMVEGETKFISEADALAALKFGHQALIPLLNAQDELREKTGSVAKRAYTAPSIDADFKSSAEAFLQPKIAAALAIKEKQDRYAASAAAASEAEKTLLASITDKDLLKQRKKELNTIIEDLKYKEARSMILDRKVRIDGRNTTTVRPVANEVGILPRAHGSGLFTRGETQVLGTVTLGTGDDEQMVDSLLGVQKRKFMLHYNFPPYSVGEVGRMSGTSRREIGHGNLAERALKAVLPDHEKFPYTIRIVSEVLESNGSSSMGTVCSGLMALLDAGVPVKGNVAGVAMGLIKEGDRVAVLTDILGDEDHLGDMDFKVAGTAQGITAVQMDIKIDSVSFEVMEQALSQAKDGRIHILNEMEKVMKTPRGQISEFAPRIETIKIRPDKIREVIGSGGKVIRGITEATGVKIEIEDDGTIHIASADPEATKKAIGMINDIVAEAEVGKTYKGRVVKIAEFGAFVEILPNTQGLLHISEISNERVRAVTDVLKEGETIDVKVLEVDRAGRVKLSRKALLQQQ from the coding sequence CTTCTTCCCTCTGACTGTTGAATACATCGAAAAATACTATGCAACTGGTAAAATTCCAGGTGGTTACTTCAAACGTGAAGCTAAACCAACAAACGACGCGGTTCTAATTGCTCGCTTGATCGACCGTCCAATCCGTCCTTCTTTCCCAGAAGGCTACCGCTATGAAACTCAAGTTGTGGCGACTGTTCTTTCTGCTGACGGTTCATTCCCTCTTGAAATCTTGGCAAGTTTGGGTGCTTCTGCAGCCCTTCACGTATCTGATATTCCATTCAACGGCCCAACGGCAGCAGTTCAAATCGCTCGCGTTGACGGTCAATTCATCGCCAACCCAACTCCACAACAAATGGAAAAATCCGACATGGATATGATCGTTGCGGGTACTCGCAATGGTTTGTTGATGGTTGAAGGTGAAACGAAATTCATCTCTGAAGCAGATGCTTTGGCAGCGTTGAAATTCGGTCACCAAGCATTGATCCCTCTTTTGAATGCGCAAGATGAATTGCGTGAAAAAACGGGTTCTGTAGCTAAACGCGCTTACACAGCTCCTTCTATTGATGCAGATTTTAAATCTTCTGCTGAAGCTTTCTTGCAGCCTAAAATCGCAGCAGCGCTTGCGATCAAAGAAAAACAAGATCGTTACGCAGCATCTGCAGCAGCAGCTTCTGAAGCTGAAAAAACTTTGTTGGCTTCCATCACTGACAAAGATCTTTTGAAACAACGTAAAAAAGAACTCAACACAATCATCGAAGATCTTAAATACAAAGAAGCTCGTTCGATGATCTTGGATCGCAAAGTTCGTATCGACGGTCGTAATACGACAACTGTACGTCCTGTAGCGAACGAAGTTGGTATCTTGCCACGTGCTCACGGTTCAGGTCTATTCACTCGTGGTGAAACTCAAGTTTTGGGCACGGTGACTTTGGGTACTGGTGACGATGAACAAATGGTTGATTCATTGTTGGGCGTTCAAAAACGCAAATTTATGCTTCACTACAACTTCCCTCCATACTCTGTAGGTGAAGTAGGTCGTATGAGCGGTACTTCTCGTCGTGAAATCGGTCACGGTAACTTGGCTGAACGCGCTCTTAAAGCGGTTCTTCCTGACCATGAGAAATTCCCATACACAATCCGTATCGTATCTGAAGTTTTGGAGTCTAACGGTTCTTCTTCAATGGGTACTGTATGTTCTGGTTTGATGGCTCTTCTTGATGCGGGTGTACCTGTTAAAGGAAACGTTGCCGGTGTGGCAATGGGTCTAATCAAAGAGGGCGACCGCGTAGCAGTCTTGACGGACATCTTGGGTGATGAAGATCACTTGGGTGACATGGACTTTAAAGTTGCAGGTACTGCTCAAGGTATCACAGCTGTTCAAATGGATATCAAAATTGACTCTGTATCTTTCGAAGTTATGGAACAAGCGTTGTCTCAAGCTAAAGACGGCCGTATCCACATCTTGAACGAAATGGAAAAAGTGATGAAAACTCCTCGTGGTCAAATCTCTGAATTTGCTCCACGTATCGAGACTATCAAAATCCGTCCAGACAAAATCCGCGAAGTTATCGGATCTGGTGGTAAAGTTATCCGTGGTATCACTGAAGCGACTGGCGTTAAGATCGAAATCGAAGACGACGGTACAATCCACATTGCATCCGCTGATCCTGAAGCAACTAAAAAAGCTATCGGCATGATCAACGACATCGTGGCAGAAGCTGAAGTTGGTAAAACGTATAAAGGCCGCGTAGTAAAAATCGCTGAATTCGGAGCTTTCGTTGAAATCCTTCCGAACACTCAAGGTTTGTTACACATCTCTGAGATCTCTAACGAGCGCGTTCGCGCCGTAACAGACGTTCTTAAAGAAGGCGAAACTATCGACGTAAAAGTTCTTGAAGTTGACCGTGCAGGTCGCGTGAAACTTTCTCGCAAAGCTTTGTTGCAACAACAGTAG
- a CDS encoding pitrilysin family protein, with amino-acid sequence MSEFHPGSRAVSIGIWVLTGTRDETPAIAGMSHLLEHLVFKGTKTRNTYQIAKSLESVGGELNAYTTREYTCYHALVLKDHWEKALDVLSDLVSNMNLLKKEFALEKGVILQEIAMSEDSHEDVIYDVLYDEAYGKHPLGRPILGTPASIALMKQKQVMDYYKKNYTGKNIIVSAAGCLDHDEFMAGVHKHLGKKAKSTLKNTRKKPNWLRRRRVMEKQSEQVHMLLGLPTASFRDRHRFEAVITNTLLGGGMTSKLYQSVREKRGLVYSIFSGLNTNIDSGMLNIYAASELKSVKKVGELISKEFQKIRKKGATRSDVEMFKTQVKGSILLGSDDIENRMTSLAVNEMVFGQYKSVDSVIEEINEVTVDSVNDYIRNELTTDKTSGVLLGTGVDDLKDWWEEFEL; translated from the coding sequence ATGAGCGAATTTCATCCAGGGTCCCGTGCCGTTTCTATCGGTATCTGGGTTTTAACGGGGACTCGGGACGAGACTCCAGCCATTGCCGGCATGTCTCACTTGCTGGAGCATCTGGTATTCAAAGGCACTAAAACCCGCAATACTTATCAAATCGCAAAATCATTGGAATCCGTGGGTGGTGAGCTGAATGCTTACACGACTCGCGAGTACACGTGCTATCATGCGCTGGTATTAAAGGATCATTGGGAAAAGGCTTTAGACGTTTTGTCGGACCTGGTTTCCAATATGAATTTGCTTAAAAAAGAATTCGCCTTGGAAAAAGGCGTGATCTTACAAGAAATCGCGATGTCGGAAGACTCTCACGAAGACGTTATTTATGACGTTCTTTATGATGAGGCTTACGGCAAGCATCCATTGGGTCGTCCCATCTTGGGAACGCCTGCTTCGATTGCTTTGATGAAGCAAAAGCAGGTGATGGATTACTATAAGAAAAACTATACCGGCAAAAATATCATCGTGAGCGCGGCAGGTTGCCTGGATCACGACGAGTTTATGGCGGGTGTGCACAAGCACCTGGGTAAGAAAGCTAAATCCACACTTAAGAATACGCGCAAAAAACCAAATTGGTTGCGTCGTCGTCGTGTGATGGAAAAGCAATCAGAACAAGTGCATATGCTTTTGGGGCTGCCGACAGCGAGTTTCCGTGATCGTCATCGTTTTGAAGCGGTGATCACGAACACTCTTTTGGGTGGCGGCATGACTTCAAAGCTTTACCAAAGTGTGCGTGAAAAGCGCGGCTTGGTTTATTCGATTTTCTCAGGATTAAATACCAACATCGATTCTGGGATGCTGAATATCTATGCGGCTTCCGAGTTAAAGAGTGTCAAGAAAGTCGGCGAGTTGATTTCCAAAGAATTCCAAAAGATCCGTAAAAAGGGTGCGACTCGTTCGGATGTGGAGATGTTCAAGACGCAGGTGAAGGGCAGTATTTTGCTGGGCTCCGACGATATTGAAAATCGCATGACATCTTTGGCAGTCAATGAAATGGTATTTGGCCAATACAAGTCAGTGGATTCGGTGATCGAAGAGATCAACGAAGTGACGGTGGATTCGGTGAACGACTATATCCGCAATGAACTGACGACTGATAAAACATCCGGCGTTTTGCTGGGCACTGGTGTTGACGATCTCAAAGACTGGTGGGAGGAGTTTGAACTATGA
- the dut gene encoding dUTP diphosphatase, whose protein sequence is MNKVTVKIKTLENFKGELPQYQSAGASGVDVRAQLDGPVVLEPGQRAMIPTGLSFEIPLGFEIQARPRSGWAAKNGLTVLNTPGTIDADYRGEVKIIVINLGDAAVTIGDQERCAQLVVAPVYQANFVMAHELSETERGAGGFGSTGRA, encoded by the coding sequence ATGAATAAAGTAACTGTGAAAATTAAAACCCTTGAGAACTTTAAAGGTGAGCTTCCTCAGTATCAATCTGCAGGGGCTTCTGGAGTGGATGTTCGTGCCCAACTTGATGGCCCGGTTGTTTTGGAACCAGGTCAACGTGCGATGATCCCAACAGGTTTGAGCTTTGAAATTCCTTTGGGTTTTGAAATCCAAGCGCGTCCACGCAGTGGCTGGGCGGCAAAAAACGGTCTGACTGTTTTGAACACGCCAGGAACAATCGATGCGGACTATCGCGGTGAAGTTAAAATCATCGTGATCAATCTGGGCGATGCTGCGGTCACTATCGGTGATCAAGAGCGCTGCGCTCAATTGGTCGTGGCTCCGGTTTATCAAGCCAACTTTGTTATGGCTCACGAACTGAGCGAAACAGAACGCGGTGCCGGTGGGTTTGGTTCCACAGGCAGAGCCTAG
- a CDS encoding OmpH family outer membrane protein, which translates to MKNLMMILSAMLVVSAAKAADSKVGFVDMQKAVQATAAGKKAKAELEADFGKKKKDIEKKEAELKKLGEEMEKKKAVLSEDALGKKQAEFQAQMMKYREEVQKSQMDLQKKQNELTAPIVTKMKEVISKIAKEKGYTIVMESNNGVLFSTPDSDLTDETIKAFDKL; encoded by the coding sequence ATGAAAAATTTGATGATGATTTTGAGCGCGATGTTGGTTGTATCTGCGGCGAAAGCAGCCGACAGCAAAGTGGGTTTCGTGGATATGCAAAAAGCCGTTCAAGCAACAGCGGCTGGTAAAAAAGCCAAAGCCGAACTAGAGGCTGATTTCGGTAAAAAGAAAAAAGACATCGAGAAAAAAGAAGCCGAGCTTAAGAAATTGGGCGAAGAGATGGAAAAGAAAAAAGCGGTTTTGTCTGAAGATGCTTTGGGCAAAAAACAAGCGGAGTTCCAAGCTCAAATGATGAAATACCGTGAAGAAGTTCAAAAAAGCCAAATGGATTTGCAAAAAAAGCAAAACGAACTGACTGCTCCCATCGTAACTAAAATGAAAGAAGTGATTTCAAAAATCGCTAAAGAAAAAGGCTACACGATCGTGATGGAAAGCAATAACGGCGTTTTGTTCTCGACACCAGATTCAGATTTGACGGACGAGACGATCAAAGCTTTCGATAAGCTGTAA
- a CDS encoding Yip1 family protein: MTDYRDVTPGKETKMQTAKEVFNYVIDYLRHPVQKIKHLPDWKWSTLLITIIVISMISGVISGLIPPNIYRIGSGLIFAPFIAVVMAWLGAVFIYYYFQVFEKRTCSLRLIFTLVLFSNIPFFIFQAGSELIPPITLVGFAFTAMLMAVGLSENFQMEKRRALRLVTILFACVFFLWLYNRIEVARM, translated from the coding sequence ATGACTGACTATCGTGATGTGACACCTGGCAAAGAAACAAAAATGCAAACCGCAAAAGAAGTTTTCAATTACGTGATTGATTATCTTCGCCATCCTGTTCAGAAGATTAAGCACCTTCCTGACTGGAAATGGTCGACTTTGCTGATCACGATCATTGTGATCTCGATGATCTCGGGTGTGATTTCCGGTTTGATTCCGCCGAACATCTACCGCATCGGCTCCGGTTTGATTTTTGCTCCATTTATCGCAGTCGTCATGGCTTGGCTTGGAGCTGTGTTTATTTATTACTACTTCCAGGTCTTCGAAAAAAGAACCTGCTCGCTTCGCCTGATTTTTACTCTGGTCCTTTTCTCGAACATCCCGTTCTTTATTTTCCAAGCCGGTTCGGAATTGATTCCACCCATTACCTTGGTGGGTTTCGCTTTCACAGCAATGTTAATGGCCGTGGGTTTAAGTGAAAACTTTCAAATGGAAAAGCGCCGCGCTTTGCGATTGGTGACAATCCTATTCGCCTGCGTCTTCTTCCTATGGCTTTACAACCGCATCGAAGTCGCAAGAATGTAA
- a CDS encoding polyprenol monophosphomannose synthase: MKTLIVIPTYNEKENVQTIVPAVFAQNLGVDILVVDDNSPDGTGSIVREMQKTLPQLNLLSRPGKQGLGKAYIAGFRWGIDQGYEAIVEMDADFSHRPEDLGPLLNTLKNNDFAVGSRYVEGGRTVNWGLMRKIISRGGGIYSRLILGFPLNDWTGGFNAWKKETLIGIDLATVESNGYSFQIELKYKAMKKGFKGAESPIVFEDRRVGQSKMSLKIVLEAFWRVWLMRFK, translated from the coding sequence ATGAAAACTCTGATTGTGATCCCTACATACAATGAAAAAGAAAATGTGCAGACTATCGTGCCTGCAGTCTTTGCTCAAAATTTGGGCGTTGATATTTTAGTTGTCGATGACAACTCTCCGGATGGAACAGGTTCCATCGTTCGCGAGATGCAAAAAACTCTGCCTCAATTGAATCTTCTTTCTCGCCCGGGCAAACAAGGCTTGGGGAAGGCCTATATCGCTGGTTTTCGCTGGGGTATTGATCAGGGGTATGAGGCCATCGTGGAGATGGATGCAGACTTCTCGCACCGCCCAGAAGACTTGGGTCCTCTGTTGAACACTTTGAAAAACAATGATTTTGCGGTGGGTTCTCGTTATGTCGAGGGTGGTCGCACCGTCAACTGGGGTCTCATGCGCAAGATTATTTCTCGCGGTGGTGGTATCTATTCTCGTCTGATCCTGGGGTTCCCATTGAATGATTGGACGGGTGGTTTCAATGCCTGGAAAAAGGAAACTTTGATCGGCATTGATCTGGCAACTGTTGAATCCAACGGTTACAGCTTCCAAATTGAATTAAAATACAAAGCCATGAAAAAAGGCTTCAAGGGAGCTGAATCTCCGATCGTTTTTGAAGACCGTCGCGTGGGACAAAGTAAAATGTCTTTGAAAATCGTGCTTGAGGCTTTCTGGCGTGTTTGGCTTATGCGCTTTAAGTAA
- a CDS encoding SH3 domain-containing protein yields the protein MIVLAQAQKGTVIADEAQVYKDPDFDAPVMAVLKQGQVLQISKGKKGPFYKVRLKPGKTGWVSDAEIRPGVITKQDMHEAAQEAEEAEEASARGKRPFFASRYRGLSLDFIDYAEDTMGGRRNAQTMFFGLKFNGYNTLFSGDMYTESNILFHSGAPSYYKDYTGYDGSGYIVILDFLFQTVLPKGRDLIFFYGFGPMFKYSHFDLTLTGSQDPYSADDMTLGVLFNVGAAYRIKRVSIRPDLKYYWEKSSYWGYGINLGLDF from the coding sequence ATGATAGTGCTTGCGCAGGCACAAAAAGGAACTGTCATTGCCGATGAGGCTCAAGTTTATAAAGACCCTGATTTTGATGCTCCCGTGATGGCAGTTTTAAAACAGGGCCAGGTCTTACAAATCTCCAAAGGAAAAAAAGGGCCTTTCTATAAGGTTCGTCTGAAGCCGGGAAAAACGGGTTGGGTTTCTGATGCGGAAATTCGTCCTGGCGTGATCACAAAACAAGACATGCATGAAGCCGCACAAGAGGCCGAGGAAGCGGAAGAAGCCTCGGCTCGAGGCAAAAGACCTTTCTTTGCCAGTCGCTATCGTGGGCTTTCGTTGGATTTTATCGACTATGCGGAAGACACGATGGGTGGTCGTCGCAATGCTCAAACGATGTTCTTCGGTTTGAAGTTCAATGGTTACAACACGCTTTTTTCAGGCGACATGTATACTGAAAGCAATATCCTGTTTCACTCGGGTGCGCCGTCTTACTACAAAGACTATACAGGTTATGACGGTAGCGGTTACATCGTGATTTTGGATTTCTTGTTTCAAACGGTTTTACCCAAAGGAAGAGATCTGATTTTCTTTTACGGCTTTGGACCAATGTTTAAGTACTCGCACTTTGATCTGACTTTAACGGGCTCTCAAGATCCGTACTCCGCAGACGATATGACTCTGGGAGTTCTGTTTAATGTGGGGGCTGCGTATCGAATCAAGCGCGTGTCGATCCGTCCCGATCTTAAGTATTACTGGGAAAAATCCAGTTATTGGGGTTACGGAATCAACTTAGGCCTCGACTTCTAA
- the mutL gene encoding DNA mismatch repair endonuclease MutL, with amino-acid sequence MSIQVLSPEVVDQIAAGEVVERPAHLVKELVENSIDAGATRVHVEFFDGGRIVKVIDNGKGMSPEDLPKALDRFATSKISKSDDLWSLKTFGFRGEALASISSVSKMTLTTRREGDEQAFQLVSLYGKKQPIDRVGGSQGTTVLMENLFENMPARLKFLKSDAAEHTAIKTTLKAMALAHFDVEFRIQENSKLVNFWPACKDRKERAEQILEIKPLFVGEASREYVKAYAVFADPHNVAKTAKNIWLFAQNRWIQDRSLQAAVNEAYRSLLMHGEFPIAAVWVETDPEYIDVNIHPTKSQVKFHDPSLAFRAVAGALRGTLEKAPWIQQSGQLRSQAQFGSAGGAVDYSDPAATYPSAKGLPNFATSENGAKVAQPEMPKENLAFQDSTFKTTQFQKKDFSFPTTSVQQPQMSYQTLAEAAESRQNFEMPAKAEVNSLNTETVAPVSGGYWSSLEVLGQANLTYIVTQHRDKMVFVDQHAAHERVAYEKLMNAWKGGKIDIQDFLFPLAIDMSPEKVEGLLLLAKDIERLGVFIEALGPGTVGVKAAPLFIKESVLGKVLDRMATEVVDQGGSYSLERAVGDICATMACHSVVRAGQALSIDQMKNLLREMDHFPLSSFCPHGRPVSVEYPFYKLEKDFGRIV; translated from the coding sequence ATGTCTATTCAAGTTTTATCTCCGGAAGTTGTCGATCAAATTGCCGCTGGCGAGGTGGTCGAGCGTCCTGCGCATCTTGTGAAAGAGCTGGTTGAAAACTCCATCGATGCGGGTGCCACTCGCGTGCATGTGGAGTTCTTTGATGGCGGTCGTATTGTTAAAGTCATCGATAACGGGAAGGGCATGTCTCCTGAAGATTTGCCGAAAGCCTTGGATCGCTTTGCGACCAGTAAAATTTCAAAATCAGATGATCTGTGGAGCTTAAAAACCTTTGGTTTCCGCGGGGAAGCTTTGGCGAGTATTTCCTCGGTTAGCAAAATGACTTTGACCACTCGTCGCGAAGGTGATGAGCAAGCTTTCCAACTGGTAAGTTTGTACGGAAAAAAGCAACCGATCGATCGCGTGGGTGGTTCCCAAGGCACGACCGTGCTGATGGAAAATCTTTTCGAAAACATGCCGGCACGGTTGAAGTTTTTAAAATCAGATGCAGCAGAGCACACGGCGATCAAAACGACTTTGAAAGCGATGGCGCTGGCTCACTTTGATGTGGAATTCCGTATTCAGGAAAATAGCAAGCTGGTTAATTTCTGGCCGGCCTGCAAAGACCGTAAAGAGCGCGCCGAGCAAATTCTTGAAATCAAGCCTTTGTTCGTGGGTGAAGCTTCTCGTGAGTATGTGAAGGCCTATGCGGTATTCGCAGATCCTCATAATGTCGCTAAGACTGCTAAAAATATCTGGTTGTTTGCGCAGAACCGTTGGATTCAAGATCGCAGCCTTCAAGCTGCAGTGAACGAAGCTTACCGCAGTCTATTGATGCACGGTGAATTTCCGATCGCAGCTGTTTGGGTGGAAACAGATCCTGAATACATCGACGTGAATATTCACCCGACAAAATCTCAAGTGAAATTCCATGATCCTTCGCTGGCGTTCCGTGCTGTGGCCGGAGCTTTGCGGGGCACTTTGGAAAAAGCTCCTTGGATTCAGCAAAGCGGACAGCTTCGTTCGCAAGCGCAATTTGGTTCAGCTGGTGGAGCTGTTGATTATTCAGATCCTGCAGCGACTTATCCTTCAGCAAAAGGTCTGCCGAATTTTGCGACGAGCGAAAATGGAGCAAAGGTTGCTCAGCCTGAGATGCCAAAAGAAAATCTGGCCTTCCAGGATTCTACTTTCAAAACCACTCAGTTCCAGAAAAAGGACTTCAGTTTTCCGACGACATCAGTTCAGCAACCTCAAATGAGTTATCAAACTTTGGCCGAGGCTGCAGAGTCTCGTCAGAATTTTGAAATGCCTGCGAAAGCCGAAGTAAATTCATTGAATACTGAAACTGTGGCTCCGGTGAGCGGCGGTTACTGGTCATCCCTGGAAGTTTTGGGACAAGCGAATCTAACATACATCGTGACTCAGCATCGCGATAAAATGGTTTTCGTTGATCAACATGCGGCCCACGAACGTGTGGCTTATGAAAAACTGATGAATGCCTGGAAAGGTGGGAAAATTGATATTCAAGATTTCCTTTTTCCTTTAGCGATCGACATGTCTCCCGAAAAAGTCGAAGGTCTTTTGTTATTAGCAAAAGACATCGAACGCCTGGGTGTATTCATTGAAGCCTTAGGGCCCGGCACTGTGGGCGTAAAAGCCGCTCCGTTGTTCATTAAAGAATCTGTACTAGGTAAAGTCCTGGATCGCATGGCCACAGAAGTGGTGGATCAAGGTGGCAGTTACTCTTTGGAGCGAGCTGTGGGCGATATCTGCGCAACCATGGCCTGTCATTCCGTGGTGCGTGCGGGACAAGCGTTAAGCATCGATCAAATGAAAAATCTTTTGCGCGAAATGGATCACTTCCCACTTTCAAGTTTTTGCCCTCATGGTCGACCGGTGAGTGTGGAATATCCTTTCTATAAACTTGAAAAGGACTTTGGACGAATCGTTTGA
- the miaA gene encoding tRNA (adenosine(37)-N6)-dimethylallyltransferase MiaA — translation MNINKPVIFVVGSTATGKSEWALKLAQEFKGVIINCDSVQCYTKVQIGAAKPTAEELQLVPHHLVSYVDSPNESTAGSYCRDFAEVMKNLPEGVPAFVVGGTGFYFMAIEKGMYPVTEVSEEMKAQVAKEMAETGGAARLHAELSAVDPEYAAKVNIADHYRIGRGIELIRTQGKGVTQIQKEFDENKEPFAYPLLKIGPDWERERLRERIALRTHKMLKDGLIDEVEKLLDQGLEGWAPMSSVGYKETIDFIKGRINEDELLEQITTNTRQLAKRQKTWFQRDKDIHWFDGARGYLEARGVVEKFLNSLTTNSAPDKNGII, via the coding sequence ATGAATATCAATAAGCCCGTCATTTTCGTTGTAGGTTCAACGGCCACTGGCAAAAGCGAGTGGGCGCTTAAACTTGCGCAGGAATTTAAGGGCGTCATCATCAATTGCGATTCGGTTCAGTGTTATACCAAAGTTCAAATTGGTGCGGCAAAACCTACGGCCGAAGAGCTGCAGTTGGTGCCTCACCATCTGGTTAGCTATGTCGATTCTCCGAATGAAAGCACCGCTGGCAGCTATTGTCGCGACTTTGCTGAGGTGATGAAGAATCTTCCTGAAGGCGTTCCTGCATTTGTGGTGGGCGGCACCGGTTTTTATTTTATGGCCATTGAAAAGGGCATGTACCCGGTGACGGAAGTTTCGGAAGAAATGAAAGCCCAGGTCGCCAAGGAAATGGCAGAAACTGGTGGGGCGGCAAGACTTCATGCCGAATTAAGTGCTGTCGATCCGGAGTATGCCGCGAAAGTAAATATCGCCGATCACTATCGCATTGGTCGTGGTATTGAACTTATTCGCACTCAAGGTAAAGGCGTGACCCAAATTCAAAAAGAATTTGATGAAAACAAAGAGCCCTTTGCTTATCCACTTTTGAAAATCGGTCCTGATTGGGAGCGTGAACGTTTGCGCGAGCGCATTGCTTTGCGCACTCACAAAATGCTGAAGGACGGTTTGATTGATGAAGTGGAAAAACTCCTCGACCAAGGTTTGGAGGGGTGGGCGCCTATGAGTAGCGTTGGTTATAAAGAAACCATTGATTTCATCAAAGGTCGCATCAACGAGGATGAGCTTTTAGAACAAATTACGACAAATACTCGCCAGCTGGCGAAGCGCCAAAAAACCTGGTTCCAACGAGACAAAGACATCCACTGGTTCGATGGCGCCCGGGGGTATTTGGAAGCTCGGGGCGTGGTCGAGAAATTCTTGAACTCTTTGACCACAAATAGCGCTCCCGACAAGAATGGAATTATATGA
- a CDS encoding YicC/YloC family endoribonuclease has translation MKSMTGYGTAKVQSKDVSVEVSIRAVNGRFLETRFHLPREFVALEGELKKTLSASLSRGTVDIFVSRKVKASASGKAQMTVNDALVKKYVSAYKHLAKELGISYQVHLEAMARLPDVIKVEESYELFTGEEKVLKKAFAEACANCDKERVREGKSLRKDLEKLLVALDKEIKVITDLREEANAQLQERYETKIRSRMKGNEIDPARLSQEIVIQLEKADINEELSRLTEHIKNYRQLIASQDAEGKKLDFYTQELLREVNTIGSKSQVAKITQSVVQAKTLIERLREQVQNVQ, from the coding sequence ATGAAAAGTATGACTGGTTACGGAACTGCGAAAGTTCAATCAAAAGATGTTTCTGTGGAAGTTAGCATTCGTGCTGTGAACGGACGTTTTTTGGAAACGCGCTTTCATTTGCCGCGTGAATTCGTAGCCCTCGAGGGGGAGCTTAAAAAGACTTTGAGCGCTTCTTTGTCACGCGGGACCGTTGATATTTTTGTTTCCCGTAAAGTCAAAGCTTCGGCTTCGGGTAAAGCGCAAATGACCGTCAACGATGCCTTGGTTAAAAAATACGTTTCAGCTTATAAACACCTGGCAAAAGAATTGGGTATTTCCTACCAAGTTCACTTGGAAGCGATGGCTCGTTTGCCAGATGTGATTAAGGTTGAGGAAAGCTATGAGCTTTTCACTGGCGAAGAAAAGGTTTTGAAAAAGGCCTTTGCTGAAGCCTGTGCAAATTGTGATAAAGAGCGTGTGCGCGAAGGGAAGTCCCTTCGTAAAGACCTGGAAAAGCTTTTGGTGGCTTTGGATAAAGAGATCAAAGTCATCACGGATCTTCGTGAGGAAGCCAATGCGCAACTTCAGGAACGTTACGAAACTAAGATTCGCTCTCGTATGAAGGGGAACGAAATTGATCCGGCACGTCTGTCTCAGGAAATCGTGATTCAGCTGGAAAAAGCCGACATCAACGAGGAATTAAGCCGCTTGACTGAGCATATTAAGAATTATCGCCAACTGATTGCCTCTCAGGATGCTGAAGGTAAGAAGCTTGATTTTTACACTCAGGAATTGCTGCGCGAGGTGAATACGATCGGTTCTAAGTCTCAAGTAGCCAAGATCACTCAAAGCGTGGTACAAGCGAAAACCCTCATCGAAAGATTAAGAGAACAGGTTCAAAACGTTCAATAA
- the gmk gene encoding guanylate kinase, with translation MIIVAAPSGAGKSSFVAKAIEELPKLVDIVTFTTRNIRKGEKDGLQYHFISHDEFKQKIEQNFFVEWAKVHTNFYGTSYESLESTWKADKCAIMDIDIQGVQTFKSKYPDAKTIFILPPSIDELRRRIEKRDGGMPADIEVRMANAEKEIAEAEKFDFQIVNDNFEHSYAEFKKIIEKLLA, from the coding sequence ATGATTATTGTCGCTGCCCCGAGCGGCGCAGGAAAAAGTAGTTTCGTAGCAAAGGCGATTGAAGAGCTTCCAAAGCTCGTGGATATCGTCACGTTCACGACTCGCAACATTCGCAAAGGGGAGAAAGATGGCCTTCAGTACCATTTTATCTCTCACGATGAGTTCAAACAAAAAATCGAACAAAACTTCTTTGTGGAGTGGGCGAAAGTTCACACCAATTTCTACGGAACGTCCTACGAGTCCCTAGAATCCACGTGGAAGGCCGATAAGTGCGCCATCATGGATATCGACATCCAGGGCGTGCAAACGTTCAAATCCAAATATCCCGATGCTAAGACCATCTTTATCCTTCCGCCCTCAATTGATGAGCTGCGTCGTAGAATTGAGAAAAGGGACGGGGGCATGCCTGCGGATATCGAAGTTCGCATGGCCAATGCGGAAAAAGAGATCGCCGAGGCCGAGAAGTTCGACTTTCAGATCGTGAACGACAACTTCGAGCATTCCTATGCCGAATTTAAGAAAATCATTGAAAAGTTACTAGCTTAA